The following are from one region of the Cyanobium gracile PCC 6307 genome:
- a CDS encoding photosystem I assembly protein Ycf3, protein MPRSQRNDNFIDKSFTVMADLIVKLLPIDPKAKEAYVYYRDGLSAQNDGDYAEALENYEEALKLEENSIDRGEILKNMAIIFMSNGEEEKALDYYRQSLDANGNSPSCLKNMGLIYEKWGRLAEETGDQDAADRWFDEAAVHWTRAVRLYPGGYLDIENWLKSSGRSNVDVYF, encoded by the coding sequence TTGCCCCGCTCGCAGCGCAACGACAATTTCATCGACAAGAGCTTCACGGTCATGGCCGACCTGATCGTCAAGCTGCTGCCGATCGATCCCAAGGCGAAGGAGGCCTACGTCTACTACCGCGACGGCCTCTCGGCCCAGAACGACGGCGACTACGCCGAGGCCCTGGAGAACTATGAGGAGGCCCTGAAGCTCGAGGAGAACAGCATCGACCGGGGCGAGATCCTCAAGAACATGGCGATCATCTTCATGAGCAACGGCGAGGAGGAGAAGGCCCTCGACTACTACCGCCAGTCCCTGGATGCCAACGGCAACTCCCCCTCCTGTCTCAAGAACATGGGCCTGATCTACGAGAAGTGGGGGCGGCTGGCCGAGGAGACCGGCGACCAGGATGCGGCCGACCGCTGGTTCGACGAGGCGGCCGTGCACTGGACCAGGGCGGTGCGTCTCTACCCAGGCGGCTACCTGGACATCGAGAACTGGCTCAAGTCCTCCGGCCGCAGCAACGTCGACGTGTACTTCTGA
- a CDS encoding heavy metal translocating P-type ATPase has protein sequence MKCGGCVRAVEQRLLQTAGVRQASVNLLTRTAWVDLEPRVEGPDGTAADPLPALLGSLEGLGFQARLRPQEPEPTSRRERRQAEQWWHRWRQLLVALLLLLVSGLGHLADAGRLAWGGPWSLLGSPWFHALVATLALAFPGRPILVRGVRSALAGVPAMDTLVGLGVASAYLSSLVGWLWPASGWPCYFNEPVMLLGFVLTGRFLEERARYRTGRAIEELGALQPDHALLLLGDDPPRQVRVGGLRPGDRLRLLPGDRVPVDGVVLEGCSRVDASSLTGESRPQAVEPGSELAAGLLNLESSLVLEVRRSGADSAISRIVRLVERAQARKAPIQGLADRVAGRFTLVVLLLALVTLLFWWLWGCRHWPEVLTMAAATGHGAHGHGSLAHGARAAGTPFSLGLQLAIAVLVVACPCALGLATPTAITVGSGLAARSGLLFRGGDAIETASRLEAVLFDKTGTLTIGRPLVTDVRVVGAAPGSPAVAAEAARLVQLAASLEQHSRHPLAHAVLQEAQCRGLPLLDVLEAQTLPGDGVQGLVKGSGLVRVGRLDWLARLGVSAEPAATALQQELEAGGATLLAVAAEGRLLGLLAVEDRPRADAAATVNRLRRLGLRLGLLSGDRRASVEGLGRRLGLRPEELAWELRPEQKLERLRLAHGRGAVAMVGDGINDAPALAAADLGIAVGTGTQIAQESAALVVMGEGLDGIVRALEIARRTMAKVRQNLAWAFGYNLIVLPIAAGALLPGFGLSLSPELAALLMAFSSITVVGNALLLQGLPTDPAP, from the coding sequence ATGAAATGCGGCGGCTGTGTCCGTGCCGTGGAGCAGCGCCTCCTGCAGACCGCAGGGGTCCGCCAGGCGAGCGTCAACCTGCTGACCCGCACGGCCTGGGTGGACCTGGAGCCCCGGGTCGAGGGACCCGACGGCACGGCCGCCGATCCGCTGCCCGCCCTGCTGGGCAGCCTCGAGGGCCTGGGCTTCCAGGCCCGGCTGCGCCCCCAGGAGCCGGAGCCGACCAGCCGGCGGGAGCGGCGCCAGGCCGAGCAGTGGTGGCACCGCTGGCGCCAGCTGCTGGTGGCCCTGCTGCTGCTGCTCGTCTCCGGACTGGGGCACCTGGCCGATGCCGGTCGGCTGGCCTGGGGCGGTCCCTGGTCGCTGCTGGGCAGCCCCTGGTTCCATGCCCTGGTGGCCACCCTGGCCCTGGCCTTCCCCGGCCGGCCGATCCTGGTCCGCGGCGTCCGCTCGGCCCTGGCCGGGGTGCCCGCCATGGACACCCTGGTAGGGCTGGGGGTGGCCAGCGCCTACCTCTCCAGCCTGGTGGGCTGGCTGTGGCCGGCCAGCGGCTGGCCCTGTTATTTCAACGAGCCGGTGATGCTGCTCGGCTTCGTCCTCACCGGCCGCTTCCTCGAGGAGCGCGCCCGCTACCGCACCGGCCGGGCCATCGAGGAGCTGGGCGCCCTCCAGCCCGACCATGCCCTGCTGCTCCTCGGCGACGACCCCCCCCGCCAGGTGCGGGTGGGGGGGCTGCGGCCGGGCGACCGGCTGCGGCTGCTGCCGGGCGACCGGGTGCCGGTGGACGGGGTGGTGCTGGAGGGCTGCTCACGCGTCGATGCCTCCAGCCTCACCGGCGAGTCCCGGCCGCAGGCGGTGGAACCGGGCAGTGAGCTGGCCGCCGGCCTGCTCAACCTGGAGAGCTCCCTGGTGCTGGAGGTGCGCCGCAGTGGTGCCGACAGCGCCATTTCCCGCATCGTGCGCCTGGTGGAGCGGGCCCAGGCCCGCAAGGCCCCGATCCAGGGGCTGGCCGACCGGGTCGCCGGCCGCTTCACCCTCGTGGTGCTGCTGCTGGCGCTGGTCACCCTGCTGTTCTGGTGGCTGTGGGGGTGCCGGCACTGGCCCGAGGTGCTCACCATGGCCGCGGCCACCGGCCATGGCGCCCACGGCCACGGCTCCCTGGCCCACGGCGCCCGGGCGGCCGGCACTCCCTTCAGCCTGGGGCTGCAGCTGGCCATCGCGGTGCTGGTGGTGGCCTGTCCCTGCGCCCTCGGCCTGGCCACGCCGACGGCGATCACGGTGGGCTCCGGGCTGGCGGCCCGCTCCGGCCTGCTGTTCCGGGGCGGCGATGCGATCGAGACCGCCTCCCGGCTGGAGGCGGTGCTGTTCGACAAGACCGGCACCCTCACCATCGGGCGTCCCTTGGTGACGGACGTCCGGGTCGTGGGGGCGGCCCCGGGCAGCCCGGCGGTGGCGGCTGAGGCCGCCCGGCTGGTGCAGCTGGCGGCGAGCCTTGAGCAGCACAGCCGCCATCCCCTGGCCCATGCCGTGCTGCAGGAGGCCCAGTGCCGGGGGCTCCCCCTGCTGGACGTCCTCGAGGCCCAGACCCTCCCCGGTGATGGGGTGCAGGGGCTGGTGAAGGGCTCCGGCCTGGTGCGGGTGGGTCGGCTCGACTGGCTGGCTCGTCTGGGGGTGAGTGCGGAGCCCGCTGCCACGGCCCTGCAGCAGGAGCTGGAGGCCGGTGGTGCCACCCTGCTGGCGGTGGCCGCCGAGGGACGGCTGCTGGGACTCCTGGCCGTGGAGGACCGCCCCCGGGCCGATGCCGCCGCAACGGTCAACCGGCTGCGGCGGCTGGGGTTGCGGCTGGGGCTGCTCAGCGGGGATCGGCGCGCCAGTGTCGAGGGGCTGGGCCGCCGGCTGGGCCTCAGGCCGGAGGAGCTGGCCTGGGAGCTGCGGCCCGAGCAGAAGCTGGAACGCCTGCGGCTGGCCCATGGACGGGGGGCCGTGGCCATGGTGGGCGACGGGATCAACGATGCCCCCGCCCTCGCCGCCGCCGACCTGGGCATCGCCGTCGGCACGGGTACCCAGATCGCCCAGGAGAGTGCGGCCCTGGTGGTGATGGGCGAAGGACTCGACGGCATCGTCCGGGCCCTGGAGATCGCCCGGCGCACCATGGCCAAGGTCCGCCAGAACCTGGCCTGGGCCTTCGGCTACAACCTGATCGTCCTGCCGATCGCCGCCGGTGCGCTCCTGCCGGGCTTCGGCCTGAGCCTCTCGCCCGAACTGGCGGCCCTGCTGATGGCCTTCAGCTCGATCACCGTGGTCGGCAACGCCCTGCTCCTGCAGGGTCTCCCCACGGATCCTGCGCCATGA
- the tmk gene encoding dTMP kinase, translating into MSGRFLVLEGIDGCGKTTQIEALRAWLPLSGLMAPGSRLVVTREPGGTALGQALRALLLHPPAGVAPCSLSELMLYAADRAQHVEECLRPALAAGDWVLSDRYSGSTAAYQGHGRGLPMATIHQLEAMATGGLEPDLTLWLDLPLAGSLRRRGDRPADRIEAAGEAFLQRVSNGFATLAAERGWQRVEAGGPIEEVTARCRTLITEHLGAAGGRGHG; encoded by the coding sequence ATGAGCGGGCGCTTTCTGGTGCTGGAGGGCATCGATGGCTGCGGCAAGACCACCCAGATCGAGGCCCTGCGCGCCTGGCTGCCGCTCAGCGGCCTCATGGCTCCCGGCTCCCGGCTGGTGGTGACGCGGGAACCGGGCGGGACGGCCCTGGGCCAGGCCCTGCGTGCCCTGCTGCTGCACCCTCCGGCTGGGGTCGCCCCCTGCAGCCTCAGCGAGCTGATGCTTTACGCCGCCGACCGGGCCCAGCACGTCGAGGAGTGCCTGCGCCCCGCCCTTGCCGCCGGTGACTGGGTGCTGAGTGATCGCTACAGCGGCTCCACCGCGGCCTACCAGGGCCATGGCCGCGGCCTGCCCATGGCCACCATCCACCAGCTCGAGGCGATGGCCACCGGCGGCCTGGAGCCCGATCTCACCCTCTGGCTCGATCTTCCCCTGGCCGGTTCCCTCAGGCGCCGCGGCGACCGGCCCGCCGACCGGATCGAGGCCGCGGGCGAGGCCTTCCTGCAGCGGGTCAGCAACGGCTTTGCCACCCTGGCCGCCGAGCGGGGCTGGCAGCGGGTCGAGGCCGGAGGGCCGATCGAGGAGGTGACGGCCCGGTGCCGCACTCTGATCACGGAGCACCTGGGTGCCGCTGGCGGACGCGGCCATGGCTGA
- a CDS encoding DNA polymerase III subunit delta' encodes MAELFADLVGQPQAVALLTAALERRRLAPAYLFVGPEGVGRRLAALRLLEGVLSGGTAGSVPLRRRLAEGNHPDLLWVEPTHLHQGRLVTASEAEAQGLSRRSPPQLRLEQVREVTRFLARRPVEGERSLVVLDTVEAMAEAAANALLKTLEEPGHGLLILLTATPDRLLSTIRSRCQAIPFARLPPALVHQVLAGLPAPEGAGEGTAEGAVADPPELLELAAGSPGALLRHRRVWRGLPEGLADRLLALGREPMEALGLARDLSEALDGEQQLWLLDWWQLHLWRRRREPEPLRRIEQLRSHLLAYVQPRLAWEVALLDLGR; translated from the coding sequence ATGGCTGAGCTCTTCGCCGATCTGGTGGGCCAGCCCCAGGCGGTGGCCCTGCTCACGGCCGCCCTGGAGCGGCGGCGGCTGGCGCCCGCCTACCTGTTCGTCGGGCCCGAGGGCGTGGGCCGCCGGCTGGCGGCCCTGCGCCTGCTCGAGGGGGTGCTCTCCGGTGGCACCGCCGGATCGGTGCCGCTGCGGCGACGCCTGGCGGAGGGCAACCACCCTGATCTGCTCTGGGTCGAGCCCACCCACCTGCACCAGGGCCGGCTGGTGACGGCCTCCGAGGCTGAGGCCCAGGGCCTCAGCCGCCGCAGCCCCCCCCAGCTGCGTCTGGAGCAGGTGCGGGAGGTGACCCGTTTCCTGGCCCGGCGTCCGGTGGAGGGGGAGCGCTCCCTGGTGGTGCTGGACACGGTCGAGGCCATGGCCGAAGCGGCCGCCAATGCCCTGCTCAAGACCCTCGAGGAACCGGGCCATGGCCTGCTGATCCTGCTCACGGCGACGCCGGACCGGCTGCTGAGCACCATCCGCTCCCGCTGCCAGGCCATCCCGTTCGCGCGCCTGCCCCCCGCCCTGGTGCACCAGGTGCTGGCGGGCCTGCCGGCGCCGGAGGGGGCTGGGGAGGGGACAGCGGAGGGGGCCGTGGCCGATCCCCCCGAGCTGCTGGAGCTGGCCGCCGGCTCCCCTGGAGCCCTGCTGCGCCACCGTCGGGTCTGGCGGGGCCTGCCGGAAGGCCTGGCGGACCGGTTGCTGGCCCTGGGCCGGGAGCCGATGGAGGCTCTGGGTCTGGCCCGCGACCTCAGCGAGGCCCTCGATGGCGAGCAGCAGCTGTGGCTGCTCGACTGGTGGCAGCTTCACCTCTGGCGGCGGCGCAGGGAGCCGGAGCCCCTGCGGCGCATCGAGCAGCTGCGCAGCCACCTGCTGGCCTACGTTCAGCCGCGGCTGGCCTGGGAGGTGGCCTTGCTGGACCTGGGCCGCTGA
- a CDS encoding response regulator transcription factor: MKPSILLIEDDGDMLDLVAGHLEHGGFDVQRAADGIKGQALAVQYCPDVILLDLMLPKVDGLTLCQRLRRDERTAKIPILMLTALGSTKDKVSGFNSGADDYLTKPFDLEELMVRVKALLRRSERAPLSAKHNEILSFSSLTLVPERFEAIWFDAPVRLTHTEFELLHCLLQRHGQTVAPSLILKEVWGYEPDDDIETIRVHIRHLRTKLEPDPRKPRFIKTVYGAGYCLELPPTDQIDSLGAAIRSAREAKLTAVPKTGEGAVA; this comes from the coding sequence ATGAAGCCCTCGATCCTGCTCATCGAAGATGACGGCGACATGCTCGATCTCGTCGCCGGCCATCTCGAGCACGGCGGCTTCGACGTCCAGAGGGCTGCCGACGGCATCAAGGGCCAGGCCCTGGCCGTTCAGTACTGCCCCGATGTCATCCTCCTCGACCTGATGCTCCCCAAGGTCGACGGACTGACCCTCTGCCAGCGCCTCCGCCGCGACGAGCGGACGGCCAAGATCCCCATCCTCATGCTCACCGCCCTCGGCAGCACCAAGGACAAGGTGAGCGGCTTCAACTCCGGCGCCGACGACTACCTCACCAAGCCCTTCGATCTCGAGGAGCTCATGGTCAGGGTCAAGGCCCTGCTCCGGCGCAGCGAGCGCGCCCCCCTCTCCGCCAAGCACAACGAGATCCTCAGCTTCAGCTCCCTCACCCTCGTCCCCGAGCGCTTCGAGGCCATCTGGTTCGATGCGCCCGTCCGCCTCACCCACACGGAGTTCGAACTCCTCCACTGCCTCCTCCAGCGCCACGGTCAGACCGTCGCCCCCTCCCTCATCCTCAAGGAGGTCTGGGGGTACGAGCCCGACGACGACATCGAGACCATCCGCGTCCACATCCGCCACCTCCGCACCAAGCTCGAGCCCGATCCCCGCAAACCCCGCTTCATCAAGACCGTCTACGGCGCCGGGTACTGCCTCGAGCTCCCTCCCACCGACCAGATCGACAGCCTCGGCGCCGCCATCCGCAGCGCCAGGGAGGCCAAGCTCACCGCCGTTCCCAAAACGGGCGAAGGGGCGGTGGCCTGA
- a CDS encoding ABC transporter ATP-binding protein — protein sequence MSAAATSGAVEPPLRIEGLRFGWGEGVPALRDCRLSIPGPGLWMLVGSNGSGKSTLLRLIAGLLTPTAGHITCQGRPALVFQNPDHQLLLPSCGSDLQLALPEGLDDGARAGRVASALAQVGLAGLQRRPIHTLSGGQKQRLAIAGALASAATLLLLDEPTALLDPDSQREVLELIHRLCHRSPSPLTALWITHRLEELECCDGAARMEAGAIGPWQSGESLRRSLSPLPAGGAER from the coding sequence TTGAGCGCAGCGGCGACCTCCGGGGCGGTCGAGCCGCCCCTGCGGATCGAGGGACTCCGCTTCGGCTGGGGCGAAGGGGTCCCGGCCCTGCGCGACTGCCGACTGAGCATTCCGGGGCCGGGCCTCTGGATGCTTGTGGGCAGCAACGGCAGCGGCAAGAGCACCCTGCTGCGCCTGATCGCCGGCCTGCTGACCCCGACGGCGGGCCACATCACCTGCCAGGGCCGGCCCGCCCTGGTGTTCCAGAACCCCGACCACCAGCTGCTGCTGCCCAGCTGCGGCAGCGACCTGCAGCTGGCGCTCCCCGAGGGGCTCGACGACGGCGCCCGTGCCGGGCGGGTGGCCTCCGCCCTGGCCCAGGTGGGCCTGGCGGGCCTGCAGCGGCGCCCGATCCACACCCTGAGCGGCGGCCAGAAGCAGCGGCTGGCGATTGCCGGTGCCCTGGCCAGCGCCGCGACGCTGCTGCTGCTCGATGAACCCACGGCCCTGCTGGATCCGGACAGCCAGAGGGAGGTGCTGGAGCTGATCCATCGGCTCTGCCACCGGAGCCCGTCCCCCCTCACCGCGCTGTGGATCACCCACCGTCTCGAGGAACTGGAGTGCTGCGACGGGGCCGCCCGGATGGAAGCCGGTGCGATCGGCCCCTGGCAGAGCGGCGAAAGCCTGCGCCGCTCCCTGTCCCCCTTGCCCGCCGGCGGGGCCGAAAGGTAA